GAAGAGCCGCGTCGCCTCGGCGGCCGGTACGAGCTGGGCCCGGTGCTCGGCCGTGGTGGCATGGCCGAGGTGTACCTCGCCCAGGACACCCGGCTCGGCCGCACCGTCGCCGTGAAGACGCTGCGGGCCGACCTGGCCCGTGATCCGTCCTTCCAGGCCCGGTTCCGCCGTGAGGCACAGTCCGCCGCCTCGTTGAACCATCCGGCGATCGTCGCGGTCTACGACACCGGCGAGGACTACGTCGACCAGGTCTCCATCCCGTACATCGTGATGGAGTACGTCGACGGGTCGACCCTGCGTGAGCTGCTTCACTCCGGGCGCAAGCTGCTGCCCGAGCGCACGCTCGAGATGACGGTCGGCATCCTCCAGGCGCTGGAGTACTCGCACCGCGCCGGCATCGTGCACCGTGACATCAAGCCGGCGAACGTCATGCTGACGCGCACCGGCCAGGTCAAGGTCATGGACTTCGGCATCGCGCGCGCCATGGGCGACTCGGGCATGACCATGACGCAGACCGCCGCGGTGATCGGCACGGCCCAGTACCTCTCCCCGGAGCAGGCCAAGGGCGAGCAGGTCGACGCCCGGTCCGACCTGTACTCCACCGGCTGCCTGCTCTACGAGCTGCTCACCGTCCGGCCCCCGTTCATCGGCGACTCCCCGGTCGCGGTCGCGTACCAGCACGTCCGCGAGGAGCCGCAGCCGCCGAGCAACTTCGACCCCGAGATCACGCCCGAGATGGACGCCATCGTCCTGAAGGCGCTGGTCAAGGACCCTGACTACCGGTACCAGTCCGCCGACGAGATGCGCGCGGACATCGAGGCCTGCCTCGACGGTCAGCCGGTCGCGGCCGCCGCCGCGATGGGGATGGGCATGGCGGGCGCGCCCGCGTACGGCGGGGGCTACGGCGGCTATCCGCCGGAGGACCAGCCGACGACCGCGCTGCGCCAGGCCGACCCGGCCGGCCAGACGTCGATGCTGCCGCCGGTCAACCCGGACGACGGCGGCTACGGCTATGACGACCGTCCGGACCGCCGTCGCGGTGGCCAGAAGAAGTCGAACACCTCGACGATCCTGCTGGCTCTCGCGGGCGTCCTGGTGCTCGTCGGCGCGATCTTCATCGGTGTCTCGCTCTTCGACAAGAAGGACGGGCCGCAGAAGGTCACGGTCCCGAACCTGGTCGGCCAGAACATGGCGGCGGCGAACGACCGCGCGAAGAACTCCCAGGTGAAGGTCCAGCAGACCGGTACCGAGCGCTGCGACCAGCCCAAGGACACCATCTGCCGCCAGGACCCGGCCGCGGACGGCACCGCGACGATGGACACCAACGGGACGATCCAGGTGGTCGTCTCCGAGGGCGCCCCGCTCATCGAGGTCCCGGACGTCATGGAGCAGTCCCAGGAGCGGGCCGAGCAGACGCTCAAGGACAAGGGCTTCAAGGTCAAGGTCGAGCAGGAGGAGTCCGCGGAGGAGCCGGGCACGGTTCTGAAGCAGAACCCGGACGGCGGCACCAAGGCCGAGCAGAACTCCGAGATCACGATCACCGTCGCGAAGAAGGAGCTGTCCGAGCTTCCCAGCGTCAAGGGCCGGACCTACGACCAGGCCGTCCAGCAGCTGAACTCGCTCGGCTTCACGAGCGTGACCAAGGAGGACGTCGACTCGAACGAGCCCGCGGGCACGGTCGTCGACCAGACCCCGCAGGGCCCGTCGAACCAGCCGAAGGACGTCCAGATCACGCTGAAGGTCTCCAAGGGACCGCAGCAGACCATGGTCACGATTCCCCCGGGTCTGACCGGCAGGAAGTTCAAGGACGTCCGGGACCTGCTGCAGAGCATGGGTCTGCAGCAGATCACCCAGGCGGGCTCCGACAAGGAGGACGCCCTGGTCATCAACACGAACCCGCCGGAGGGCACCCAGGTTCCCACCAACCAGCCGATCACCGTGAACACGATCGGCGCCGGAGGCGGGGACAACAACAACGGGAACCCCGGCGGCGGCGGCTTCTTCGGCTGAGCCCCGCACGCACCCGACACGCACACGGGAGAGCCCCGGCATCCAGTACGGATGCCGGGGCTCTCCCGTTGTCCCGTCCGACGCTCAGCGCAGCTCCGCCGGCGGGGTGCGGTCGCGGTCGACCTTCTCCGTGCGTTCCAGTTCGCCCCAGACGATGTAGCGGTAGTCCGAGGTGTACATGGGGGTGCAGGTGGTCAGCGTGATGTAGCGGCCGGGCTTGGTCCTGCCGGATTCCTTCGGGACGGGCTGGAGGACGTCCACGTTGAACTTCGTCGTCTCGGGCAGGGTCTTGTAGACCTTGTAGACGTACCAGAGGTCCTTCGTCTCGAAGACGATCGCGTCCCCGGTCTTCAACTTGTGGATGTTGTGGAATTTGGCGCCGTGCCCGTCCCGGTGCGCGGCGAGCGTGAAGTTGCCCTGCTTGTCCTGCGGCAGCGCGGACTTGATCGGGTCGGTGTAGTAGCCGGCGACGCCGTGGTTGAGGACGTCGGTGCCGGTGCCCTGCTTCACCAGGACCTCGCCGTTCTTCATGGCGGGTACGTGGAGGAAGCCGATGCCGTCCTTGGTGTCGAGCGCCCCGGGGCCCTGGTCGGCCCACTGGTCGCGGACCTGTGCGCCGTCCTTGTCGGCGGCGCGGTCGGCGAGGACGTTCGTCCACCACAGCGAGTAGACGACGAAGAGGCCGAGTACCAGGCCCGCCGTGATGAGGAGTTCGCCGAAGAGGCTGATGATCCCGGCGATCCGGTTGCGCGCGCGTGCCACTAGGTCGTCCCGTCGTCCCGTCCGGAGGTGTGGGGGCTCAGCCTACGAGCGCTTCCGGCTTGCCCTTGCTGCGCGGGCGTTCCTCGACCAGCTTGCCCCACACGATCATGCGGTACGTGCTGGTGAACTCCGGCGTGCAGGTGGTCAGTGTGATGTACCGGCCGGGGCCCTTGAAGCCGGACTGCCTCGGTACGGGGTCGATCACCGAGACGTTGGAGGGCGAGGTCTGCGGCAGGACACTGGCCATCTCGTACGTGTAGTACGCGGTCTTGGTCTCGACGACGATCGGGTCCCCGGGCTTCAACTGGTTGATGTACCGGAACGGTTCGCCGTGTGTGTTGCGGTGGCCGGCCACCGCGAAGTTGCCCTGCTTGTCGGCGGGCATGGCCGTCTTGAGCTTGCCCTCGCCGTAGTGGCCGACCATGCCCTTGTCGAGGACCTTGGCCTTGCTGATGCCCTCGGCGATGGGGACGACCACGTCCAGCTTGGGGATGTACATGATGGCGAAGCCCTTGCCGGGCTCGAAGGCCTCGGGCTTGTCCTCGCCGCCGCCCTGGTTCCAGGTGTCCTCGATCTGCTCCTTGGCCCGGTCGGTCTCCTGGCCGGCGAGGACGTTCGTCCACCACAGCTGGTAGGTGACGAAGAGGAGCATGACGACGCCGAGGGTGATGAAGAGTTCACCGACGACCCGGCTGGCGACGACGCCGACGCTCTCCTTGGCGGCGCGGGCGGCACGGCGGGCCTCGACGCGGGAGAGCGGCCGCCCTTCGGCGGCGGACGGCGCGGGCGTCGTGGGTGCGGCGGCCCGGTTGCGGCCGCGGCCGCCCTTGGCGGCGCGACGGCGCTCGGCACGCCCGGGGCCCGGACCCGGCTCGGACGGCGCCTCGGACGGCGCCTCGGAGACCTCTTCCAGGGCCCGCAGGGGCATCGTCTCGTCCCGGGGGGCCTCCGGGGCCTCCTCCGCCCCGTACGCCCCGTAGGAGGGCTCGTAGGGGGCCTCGGGGGCGTACGGCTCGGCGGGCTCGTAGGAGTGCGCGGGGACGTACGGCTCGGCAGGCGGCGCATACGGTTCGGTGGCCGCGTACGAGGGCTCCGCGGGCGCGTACCCGGCGCCGGCCCCGTACTGCTCGGTCGGCGCGTATTGCTCGGCCGGGACGTACTGCTCGGCCGGTGCGTACGGTTCGGCGGGCGCGTACGGGTCCCCGGGTATCGGCTCCGGCTCCGGCCCCGGCACGTTGGTCGCCCGGAACCACGGCGAGCCCGTCGTCACGCGACGGCCTTGCCCACCACCGGAGCGAGCCCCGCCGACCGGCCGACCGCCCCCTTGTCGCCGCACTGCTCCAGCCAGTTGGCGAGCATCAGGTGCCCGTGCTCGGTGAGGACCGACTCGGGGTGGAACTGCACGCCCTCGACGGGGAGTTCACGGTGGCGCAGCCCCATGATGATGCCGTCCTCGGTCCGCGCCGTGACCTCCAGCTCGGCCGGCACCGTGGCGGGCTCGGCGGCAAGCGAGTGGTAGCGGGTCGCGGTGAACGGCGAGGGCAGTCCGGCGAAGACGCCCTTGCCCTCGTGCGTGACGAGCGAGGTCTTGCCGTGCAGCAGCTCGGGCGCGCGGTCGACGACTCCGCCGTACGCCACGGCCATCGACTGCATGCCGAGGCAGACGCCGAAGACGGGCACGCCGGTGTCGGCGCAGTGCCGGACCATGTCGATGCAGACCCCGGCCTGTTCGGGCGCGCCGGGCCCGGGGGACAGCAGGACGCCGTCGAAGCCGTCCTGGGCGTGGCTCAGCTCGACCTCGTCGTTGCGGAGGACTTCGCACTCGGCGCCGAGCTGGTAGAGGTACTGAACGAGGTTGAAGACGAAGCTGTCGTAGTTGTCGACGACGAGAATTCGCGCGCTCACTGGCCGTCCACCGTCACATCGTTGAACGGAAGCAGAGGCTCCGCCCAGGGGAACACGTACTGGAAGAGGACATAGACGACCGCGAGGACCAGCACGATCGAGATCAGCGCCCGTACCCACGCGTTGCCCGGCAGATGCCGCCAGATCCAGCCGTACATGACGTGGACCGTCCCTTCCGTTCGTTACGGGGACCAGAGTACGGGGCGAGCGGGCCGTGAGGGGTCAGCTGTCCAAAGCCTGTGGACGGCCGTCGGTCACGGGGCGGGTGGCGTCGAGGTGCGCCCAGACGATCAGCCGGTGGCTGCTGCCCCACTCGGGGTCGCAGGTGGTGAGGGTGAGGTAGCGGCCGGGCCCGTCGAAGCCGGACTTCCTGGGGACGGGGTCGACGACGGCGGTGTCGCCGGGGACGGTCCGGTAGGGGCCGCGGTCGATCCGGTAGGTGAACCAGGTCGTGCCGTCGGTGAGGACGATCGCGTCGCCGGGGCGCAGGCGCGGGAAGTCCTTGAAGGGGTCGCCGTGGGTGCGGCGGTGGCCGGCGACGGCGAAGTTCCCGGTGCCGCCGAGCGTGGCGGTGCGGGTGTAGTGCCCGAGGCCCTTCTTCAGGACGTCGGGGCCGGTGCCTTCGAGGACGGGCCATTTCCAGTCGCGGCCGAGCCGGGGGACGTACATCACGGCGATGCCCTTGCCGGTGGCGTACAGCGGCGGTACGCGCGCGGGTGCGGGTGCGGCGGCGACGGGGGTGTCGGCCCAGGCGCGCTGGAGGGTGTCGATCTGGGCGGCGCTGGCGCCGGCGGCCTGGACGCCGGTCCAGTACAGGAGGTAGGCGACGAAGAGGACGATGAGGGCGCCGGCGGTGATGCAGAGCTCGCTGAGGGTCCTCACGAGGAGACGCAAGCGGCCCTCCCGCTGTCAGCTCACCGGCTTCGCGTAGTGGAGGTCCACTGTGCCCGAGTACCCGGGAAGAGTCACCGCCCTGTGCTCGTCGACTTTCCAGCCGAGCCCGTACGCCTTGACGTACAGCTGGTAGTTCTGGAGCGCGGGGGAGGCGGCCAGCGCCCTGGTCAGCCTGCCGCGGTCGCCGACGGCGGTGATCTTGTAGGGCGGTGAGTAGACGCGGCCCTGGAGGATCAGGGTGTTGCCGACGCAGCGCACGGCGCTGGTGGAGATGAGCCGCTGGTCCATGACCCGGATGCCTTCGGCGCCGCCCTGCCACAGGGCGTTGACGACGGCCTGGAGGTCCTGCTGGTGGATGACCAGGTCGTTGGCCTGCGGTTCGGGGTAGCCGGGGGCGGCCTGGGCGTTGGGTGGGGCGTCGTCGAGGGTGACGGTGAGGCCGGAGCCGGAGACCTCGGTGGTGCCCGCGTTCGCTTCGAGCGCGTCGAGTTTCTCGTCCTCCGCGCGCGTGGAGCCGTCGTCGCGGGCGGCGAGGGAGTCGACCTGGCCGCGGAGGGTGGCGGTGGACTCGTCGAGGCCGGCGTTCTTGTGGCTGCGTTCCTCGATGAGGTCGGAGAGCCTGAGGAGCGAGGCGTCCGTGCGGATGTTGGTGCCCTTGGCGGTGTTGAAGCTCGTGACGAAGATCAGTCCGGCGAGGGCGAAGACGGCAAGGGTGAGCACTCGGACGGGGCGCCACCTCGTGGTGCGGCCCGGCCCTTCGGGAGTGTCGGCGGAATTGCTCAACGTACCCTGATCCCCTTCGGTGCCGCGGAACCACTACGCTAACGGACGCCTGGGGGACGCAGTCGTCCTCCTTCGTCACATCCCGGCGCCAGCCACAGTTCCCTGCGCGGTCACGCAGCGCATCGACAGGAGAGTCCCTCGTGCCGAAGTCACGGATCCGCAAGAAGGCCGACTTCACGCCTCCGCCCGCCAAGCAGGCCACCAACATCAAGCTGACCAATCGCAGCTGGGTGGCGCCGGTGATGCTGGCGCTGTTCGCCATCGGTCTGGTGTGGATCGTGGTCTTCTACGTCACCGACGGCTCCATGCCGGTCGAGTCGATCCGGAACTGGAACATCGTGGTGGGCTTCGGCTTCATCGCGGCCGGGTTCGGCGTCTCCACGCAGTGGAAGTAGCGGCGGACCGGTCGATGTAGCGGTCGCGGCGGCCTCTCGTCAAGCTCTCCCCCGAGCTTATCCACAGCGTTGTGCACAGCACTGGATAACTTACGAAGATCTGTGGATAACTCGCACGAGGTTGACGGCGGTATGACCGGAATCACCCTCGGCAGAACACACGAAGCCCCTCGCCTCCCTGGAGAAATACCAGGTCAGAGGCGAGGGGCCGCGTCTTTCCCCACCGTCTGGGGAGGATCCGCCACGCACTGTGGATAACTCTGGGGAAAGCTCACAGAAGAGCTCGTCCACAGGCACCTGCGCTCAGGTGAGCGCAGCCGATCGGGCGAGCACGATCCCCAGGTCGACCAGGAGCACCAGGGCACAGGCCCCGTACTGCACCAGGTCCCGCCGGACCCTCGGCGCGTGCACCATCGCGTACGTCAGCAGGACGCCGGCCACCAGACCGCCGACGTGCGCCTGCCAGGAGATCCCCGGACGGGTGAACGTGATGAGCAGGTTCAGCGCCACGAACAGAAGCGCGGGCCGCATGTCCTGCCGCCTGCGCCGGGCCAGCACGATCCAGGCCCCGAGCAGGCCGTACACGATGCCCGAGGCACCGAGCGAGAACTGGTTCTGCGGGGAGAGCAGATAGGCGAGCGCGGAGCCGGAGAGCCCGGAGAGCAGGCAGAGCGCCGTGTACCGGATCCGCCCCAGCTCGGGCTCGACGATCCCGCCGATCATCCACAGGCCCAGCATGTTGAAGAGGAAGTGCGGGAGCTCCTGGTGGAGGAAGGCCGAGGTCAGCAGCCGGTACCACTCGCCGTCCGAGACCCCGACCAGCTCACCGCTCGGAAGGTAGGCGCCGCCGATCAGGGCGAGGTCGTCGAGGAGCCGGTCGCCGACCACCTGGACGGCGATGAACAGCGCCAGGTTGATCACCATGAGGATCTTGGTGATGAAGCGTCCGTCCGCCGCCACCCGGCCACCCGCGAGCGTCCGGGGCTGGTTGGCACCGGCGGCGTGGCCGGTGCCCGAGCCGCCCCGTACGCACTCCGGGCACTGGAAGCCGACGGACGCGGAGATCATGCACTGTGTGCAGATGGGCCGCTCGCAGCGGGCGCAGCGGATGCCGGTCTCGGCCTCCGGGTGGCGGTAGCAGCGCAGCAGACCGGGCTGCGTGTCCATGGCGGGTTCCGTCCCTTCCGCCTCAGCGCTTCTCGATCACCACGGACTCGACGACGACGTCCTGGAGCGGACGCTCGGTGTGGGGGTCGGTCGCGGTGGCCGCGATCGCGTCCACGACCTTCCGGCTCTCCTTGTCGGCGACCTCGCCGAAGATGGTGTGCTTGCGGTTCAGCCAGGTCGCGGGGCCGACGGTGATGAAGAACTGCGAGCCGTTGGTGCCCGGGCCCGCGTTGGCCATGGCCAGCAGGTACGGGCGGTCGAAGAAGAGCTCCGGGTGGAACTCGTCGGCGAACTCGTAGCCCGGGCCGCCCGTGCCGTTCCCCAGCGGGTCGCCGCCCTGGATCATGAAGCCCTTGATGACCCTGTGGAAGACCGTTCCGTCGTAGAGCGGGTCCGAGGAGACCGTGCCGGTGGCGGGATGCGTCCACTCACGCTCGCCGGAGGCGAGCTCGACGAAGTTCCGCACCGTCTTCGGGGCGTGGAACGGCAGCAGCCGCACCTCGATGTCGCCCAGGCTCGTCCTGAGGGTCGCGTACAGCTGCTCGGCCACGGTCGCCTTCCGTCCCACGTCGTGTCGCGTCGTCGTGTCGCGTCATGTCACGTCTGTCTCTGGCGTGTCCGATCCTCGCATGCCCCGGATGCCAGCCCCACATGCCGGACGCCGCTCCGGCGGGCATGATTCCGAAAAGGATGGAAAGGTGAAAAACCGACATCGCCACCGAGGAGGAGGAATCCCGTGACCCGCATGGACAGCGTGCGCGCCGCGACAGGTTCGGCGAAGGAGAGCGTCCTGCACGCCGCGGAAGTGGTGGCGCCGTACGCCGACTCGGCCAAGGACCAGGCCGCGCACTACGCACACGAGGCGCGCGTGGTGATCGCGCCGAAGGTCTCGAAGGCCGCGTCCGCGGCCCGTACGCAGGCTCGCGCGCAGTACGACTCGTATGTCGCACCGCACGTACCACCGCGGGTCGACGCGGCCGCACACCGTGCGGCGGTCAAGACCCGCCGGGCCGCCCGTCAGGCGGCCGACTACACCGTTCCGCGCGTCGAGAGCGCGGTCGCCGCGACCGGTCCCGTCCTGGAGGAGGCCGGGTCGCGTTCCACCGCCGCCTGGGCCGCGCTGCGCGGTCAGGTGACGCCGAAGGAAATCCAGAAGATCGTGAAGAAGCACGAGCGTCGGGCCAGGGCCGGACGCCTCGCCAAGGGACTCGTCGTCCTCGGCGTACTGCTCGGCGGCGCTTTCGTCGCCTGGAAGTGGTGGGACAAGCAGGCCAATCCCGACTGGCTGGTCGAACCTCCCGCTCCCACCGAGATGGACGAGGACTCACCGCTGTCGTCCGTCGACGGCAGTGGGGCTCCCCGTGACGCGGAGGTGGAGACCGAGGCCGATTCCGATGCCGCAGCCGCCGCGG
This is a stretch of genomic DNA from Streptomyces sp. R44. It encodes these proteins:
- the pknB gene encoding Stk1 family PASTA domain-containing Ser/Thr kinase → MEEPRRLGGRYELGPVLGRGGMAEVYLAQDTRLGRTVAVKTLRADLARDPSFQARFRREAQSAASLNHPAIVAVYDTGEDYVDQVSIPYIVMEYVDGSTLRELLHSGRKLLPERTLEMTVGILQALEYSHRAGIVHRDIKPANVMLTRTGQVKVMDFGIARAMGDSGMTMTQTAAVIGTAQYLSPEQAKGEQVDARSDLYSTGCLLYELLTVRPPFIGDSPVAVAYQHVREEPQPPSNFDPEITPEMDAIVLKALVKDPDYRYQSADEMRADIEACLDGQPVAAAAAMGMGMAGAPAYGGGYGGYPPEDQPTTALRQADPAGQTSMLPPVNPDDGGYGYDDRPDRRRGGQKKSNTSTILLALAGVLVLVGAIFIGVSLFDKKDGPQKVTVPNLVGQNMAAANDRAKNSQVKVQQTGTERCDQPKDTICRQDPAADGTATMDTNGTIQVVVSEGAPLIEVPDVMEQSQERAEQTLKDKGFKVKVEQEESAEEPGTVLKQNPDGGTKAEQNSEITITVAKKELSELPSVKGRTYDQAVQQLNSLGFTSVTKEDVDSNEPAGTVVDQTPQGPSNQPKDVQITLKVSKGPQQTMVTIPPGLTGRKFKDVRDLLQSMGLQQITQAGSDKEDALVINTNPPEGTQVPTNQPITVNTIGAGGGDNNNGNPGGGGFFG
- a CDS encoding class E sortase; translated protein: MARARNRIAGIISLFGELLITAGLVLGLFVVYSLWWTNVLADRAADKDGAQVRDQWADQGPGALDTKDGIGFLHVPAMKNGEVLVKQGTGTDVLNHGVAGYYTDPIKSALPQDKQGNFTLAAHRDGHGAKFHNIHKLKTGDAIVFETKDLWYVYKVYKTLPETTKFNVDVLQPVPKESGRTKPGRYITLTTCTPMYTSDYRYIVWGELERTEKVDRDRTPPAELR
- a CDS encoding class E sortase — protein: MTTGSPWFRATNVPGPEPEPIPGDPYAPAEPYAPAEQYVPAEQYAPTEQYGAGAGYAPAEPSYAATEPYAPPAEPYVPAHSYEPAEPYAPEAPYEPSYGAYGAEEAPEAPRDETMPLRALEEVSEAPSEAPSEPGPGPGRAERRRAAKGGRGRNRAAAPTTPAPSAAEGRPLSRVEARRAARAAKESVGVVASRVVGELFITLGVVMLLFVTYQLWWTNVLAGQETDRAKEQIEDTWNQGGGEDKPEAFEPGKGFAIMYIPKLDVVVPIAEGISKAKVLDKGMVGHYGEGKLKTAMPADKQGNFAVAGHRNTHGEPFRYINQLKPGDPIVVETKTAYYTYEMASVLPQTSPSNVSVIDPVPRQSGFKGPGRYITLTTCTPEFTSTYRMIVWGKLVEERPRSKGKPEALVG
- a CDS encoding aminodeoxychorismate/anthranilate synthase component II, whose product is MSARILVVDNYDSFVFNLVQYLYQLGAECEVLRNDEVELSHAQDGFDGVLLSPGPGAPEQAGVCIDMVRHCADTGVPVFGVCLGMQSMAVAYGGVVDRAPELLHGKTSLVTHEGKGVFAGLPSPFTATRYHSLAAEPATVPAELEVTARTEDGIIMGLRHRELPVEGVQFHPESVLTEHGHLMLANWLEQCGDKGAVGRSAGLAPVVGKAVA
- a CDS encoding class E sortase; its protein translation is MRLLVRTLSELCITAGALIVLFVAYLLYWTGVQAAGASAAQIDTLQRAWADTPVAAAPAPARVPPLYATGKGIAVMYVPRLGRDWKWPVLEGTGPDVLKKGLGHYTRTATLGGTGNFAVAGHRRTHGDPFKDFPRLRPGDAIVLTDGTTWFTYRIDRGPYRTVPGDTAVVDPVPRKSGFDGPGRYLTLTTCDPEWGSSHRLIVWAHLDATRPVTDGRPQALDS
- a CDS encoding DUF881 domain-containing protein, giving the protein MSNSADTPEGPGRTTRWRPVRVLTLAVFALAGLIFVTSFNTAKGTNIRTDASLLRLSDLIEERSHKNAGLDESTATLRGQVDSLAARDDGSTRAEDEKLDALEANAGTTEVSGSGLTVTLDDAPPNAQAAPGYPEPQANDLVIHQQDLQAVVNALWQGGAEGIRVMDQRLISTSAVRCVGNTLILQGRVYSPPYKITAVGDRGRLTRALAASPALQNYQLYVKAYGLGWKVDEHRAVTLPGYSGTVDLHYAKPVS
- the crgA gene encoding cell division protein CrgA, producing MPKSRIRKKADFTPPPAKQATNIKLTNRSWVAPVMLALFAIGLVWIVVFYVTDGSMPVESIRNWNIVVGFGFIAAGFGVSTQWK
- a CDS encoding rhomboid family intramembrane serine protease, whose protein sequence is MDTQPGLLRCYRHPEAETGIRCARCERPICTQCMISASVGFQCPECVRGGSGTGHAAGANQPRTLAGGRVAADGRFITKILMVINLALFIAVQVVGDRLLDDLALIGGAYLPSGELVGVSDGEWYRLLTSAFLHQELPHFLFNMLGLWMIGGIVEPELGRIRYTALCLLSGLSGSALAYLLSPQNQFSLGASGIVYGLLGAWIVLARRRRQDMRPALLFVALNLLITFTRPGISWQAHVGGLVAGVLLTYAMVHAPRVRRDLVQYGACALVLLVDLGIVLARSAALT
- a CDS encoding peptidylprolyl isomerase codes for the protein MAEQLYATLRTSLGDIEVRLLPFHAPKTVRNFVELASGEREWTHPATGTVSSDPLYDGTVFHRVIKGFMIQGGDPLGNGTGGPGYEFADEFHPELFFDRPYLLAMANAGPGTNGSQFFITVGPATWLNRKHTIFGEVADKESRKVVDAIAATATDPHTERPLQDVVVESVVIEKR
- a CDS encoding DUF5324 family protein produces the protein MTRMDSVRAATGSAKESVLHAAEVVAPYADSAKDQAAHYAHEARVVIAPKVSKAASAARTQARAQYDSYVAPHVPPRVDAAAHRAAVKTRRAARQAADYTVPRVESAVAATGPVLEEAGSRSTAAWAALRGQVTPKEIQKIVKKHERRARAGRLAKGLVVLGVLLGGAFVAWKWWDKQANPDWLVEPPAPTEMDEDSPLSSVDGSGAPRDAEVETEADSDAAAAAEAADRDERR